One region of Gymnogyps californianus isolate 813 chromosome 28, ASM1813914v2, whole genome shotgun sequence genomic DNA includes:
- the LOC127026509 gene encoding olfactory receptor 12-like produces MENHTKEFILVGFKSHPGSQLLLSVVFSTMYVVTVAGNAFMILIVRMDSKLHTPMYFFLENLSILDICYSSVITPKAALTFSLGRRIISYNGCASQMFFFSLFGTTEAFFLAVMAYDRFTAICNPLLYQIIMNKRLCVFMVVGSYLSGCINCTIQTGFTFSLSFCGPKEINHFFCDVPAVMRASCSDTLVNEIVMLAVCGSIIVGTALVVFISYGYIIITIVQMPSAESRRKAVSTCSSHMLAVSLFFGTVFFMYAQPGATSSPEKSSTISILYTVVIPMLNPFIYTLRNKEVKGSLKKQLKRKGFF; encoded by the coding sequence ATGGAAAACCATACTAAGGAGTTCATTTTGGTTGGGTTTAAATCTCATCCAGGATCACAACTCCTCCTCTCTGTTGTCTTCTCAACAATGTATGTTGTCACTGTAGCAGGAAATGCCTTCATGATCCTCATCGTTAGAATGGACTCCAAGCTGCACACTCCCATGTACTTTTTCCTAGAGAACTTGTCCATCTTGGACATCTGCTATTCCTCTGTCATCACTCCCAAAGCAGCACTGACATTCTCACTGGGCAGAAGAATCATTTCCTACAACGGCTGTGCATCTCAAAtgttcttcttctctctctttggtACAACGGAAGCCTTCTTCCTTGCTGTGATGGCTTATGATCGCTTCACTGCCATCTGCAATCCACTGCTGTACCAAATCATTATGAATAAAAGACTTTGTGTTTTCATGGTGGTGGGTTCTTATCTGTCAGGCTGCATCAACTGCACCATCCAGACAGGCTTTACATTCAGTTTGTCCTTTTGTGGGCCCAAAGAAATAAACCACTTCTTCTGTGATGTTCCTGCAGTGATGCGTGCCTCCTGCTCAGACACACTTGTCAATGAAATAGTAATGCTGGCTGTATGTGGATCAATTATTGTGGGCACTGCTTTGGTGGTTTTTATCTCCTATGGTTACATAATCATCACTATTGTCCAAATGCCTTCAGCTGAGAGTAGGCGCAAGGCCGTCTCCACTTGCTCTTCTCACATGCTGGCCGTCAGCTTGTTCTTTGGGactgttttcttcatgtatGCTCAGCCTGGGGCCACATCTTCACCTGAGAAAAGCAGCACCATCTCTATCCTCTATACTGTTGTTATTCCCATGCTAAACCCTTTCATCTATACCCTCCGAAACAAGGAGGTAAAAGGGTCtctgaaaaaacagttaaaaaggaaaggctttttttag
- the LOC127026723 gene encoding LOW QUALITY PROTEIN: olfactory receptor 6Y1-like (The sequence of the model RefSeq protein was modified relative to this genomic sequence to represent the inferred CDS: inserted 2 bases in 1 codon) has protein sequence MGGRNETSLMYFILLGFPTNAELQLLLFSALLLAYLLTVLENFLVILIIQTNHSLQKPMYFFLGNLSFLEIWYVSVIEPKMLIDFLSEDKYISFQGCMTQLYFFVTFVCTEYILLAVMAYDRFLAICKPLRYSLIMNHQLCAQLTAGCWMCGLTTSSIKLSFIAQLSFCDVDKINHYFCDISPLLNISCSDSSLAELVDFILALMVIMVPLCTVVTSYICIMFTVLKIPSSQGRQKAFSTCSSHLTVVILFYSTTLFTYAHPKVMYNYSANKLVSVLYTVVVPLLNPLIYCLRNKEVKFALQKTFXLAQDTPKKSTKDFWSRSFAHADQLAVLMNYSQEVQTLIHAEVKLSYSCTK, from the exons ATGGGTGGGAGGAATGAAACCAGTCTCATGTATTTCATTCTCCTGGGTTTTCCCACCAATGCTGaactgcagctgctcctcttctctgctttacTTCTGGCCTATTTATTAACTGTGTTGGAAAACTTCCTTGTCATTCTCATCATCCAAACTAACCACAGTCTGCAAAAACCCATGTATTTCTTCCTAGGAAATCTGTCTTTCTTAGAGATCTGGTATGTTTCTGTCATTGAGCCAAAGATGCTCATAGATTTCCTCTCTGAAGACAAATATATCTCATTCCAGGGGTGCATGACACAGTTGTATTTCTTTGTAACTTTTGTTTGTACTGAGTATATTCTGTTAGCTGTTATGGCCTATGACCGCTTCTTGGCCATATGCAAACCTCTGCGATATTCACTCATCATGAATCATCAGTTGTGTGCTCAGCTGACAGCTGGCTGTTGGATGTGTGGTTTGACCACTTCTTCCATCAAGCTGAGCTTTATAGCCCAGCTCTCATTCTGTGATGTAGACAAAATCAATCACTATTTCTGTGATATTTCACCCCTACTGAATATCTCCTGCAGCGATTCCTCTTTGGCTGAACTAGTGGACTTCATCTTGGCTCTGATGGTCATCATGGTGCCTCTGTGTACTGTGGTCACCTCCTATATTTGCATCATGTTCACCGTGTTGAAGATCCCTTCTTCTCAGGGGAGGCAAAAGGCCTTTtccacctgcagctcccactTGACTGTAGTGATATTGTTCTACTCCACCACTCTATTCACTTATGCCCACCCTAAGGTCATGTATAACTACAGTGCTAACAAGTTGGTATCAGTCTTGTACACGGTCGTTGTGCCACTTCTGAATCCTCTCATATATTGTCTTAGAAACAAAGAAGTCAAGTTTGCCCTGCAGAAGACCTT ACTTGCACAAGACACACCTAAGAAATCAACAAAAGACTTCTGGAGTAGGAGCTTTGCTCATGCAGATCAACTGGCAGTGCTGATGAACTACAGTCAGGAGGTCCAGACCTTGATCCACGCTGAAGTGAAACTCTCCTATTCATGCACCAAGTAA